The genomic interval TCCCAgtctctttatgctaagctaagctaaccgcaACCCTGGCCGCAGCTCCATATTTaagggacagacaggagagtTGCGTCGATATTCTCGCCGAGCTACAAGCCGTGAAGCAGTTCACCCAAAGAGCGATGTGCTCACGTTTCATTTGAATGCTTCGCGATTTGGAGCCAAACACCTGCAGCCAAGTCCTAAAAGAATCTGGTGGAAACCCTGAAACCAGAGGCTGCAGCACATTAACATCCACAAACCATATATGACCGTACTTTTTTGGTGTCCTCGTACTTTTGACCATTTTTAAACATCTCTTTATTGTCCTTTGTGAAAAGGGagacaaaagacaacaacataATGAGCTGAACATTGCAAATAACATGTGAACATCATAGACATTTGTTGggggtaaataaataatatgtttaaTTTGGATTAGTTGCTCGTTGATTCAAATGGCACAACGCTCCAGGAAATTGTAAAAGGCATTCAACATTTTCCCAAAtgttattatgtttgtttttttgtaagatCTCTCTTTTCTCGAGCCAAATAAAAACTTTACTGATCCTTAACAGTCGTTGACCTTCCCATAGGCTATCACCACAAGAAAGGTCAAACCCCAAATACCAGCTCCAAGTGTCTGCCCACGCGCAGCTACATCACGGGCCGACACTTTGGAGTCCCACCTCATGCCCGGGATCCTGACACTGTCACGCCACACACCTACATTGAGGCGACGCACAGGCACCCTCTGTTCGTCCTACCCCACAGTGACTCGAAAGTGACGGCTCTTCAACGCACAGAGCTTGACATCACAGGGCTCCCTCCTCAAACCGCACTGTACACCCCTGCACCCACTGCTTGCGCTCAAGAGCAGCTCTCCTCACACTAACTGCAGCTCAAGCCGCCCCCTCCCCAACCGTACGGTGTTAACTGAGCAACACTTGGCTTGATGCTGAGAGCAAGTGGGAGGCCAAAGGGGGGTCCGTCCTCATACCAAATTCACACGTTATGCAAGTCAAATCTCGAGAGTTGCCAAGTCGGAAATCAATGGAGAGTGACGTAGGAAATGAGTACCtaaatctgacacacacacacacacatacacacacacaaaaagcctTTATAcggtgtatatgtgtgcacacacatggaatttgactccggttacacgtacgctttcgtcgtacatacatatttaaattacaaatgacaggataaatataaaaagacattaaagacgacagagtagcaacatgtatgtacaatataaaaactaaaaacaacaatatgtatgtacaatataaaaacaacaacagtgacaatgaattgggAATGTAGTGCAGAAAGTTATTAACATTAAATTCTCCCTCACTGATCTGATTGTGTGAAATAATGTGAATAAcgtgtttttttcttacctagaattcatttttttagagtttaaaaagcagtaaaaaaaaactaatttgtttATTCAGCTCACACTTTATATCTGAACTCTCTCGTACATAATGTAGGCTTACATAATGAAGTGCAAACCATAGGGCAGTGCGAATGATTCTCCTCAGCCAAACCACTAGGAATTTAAAATGACTGGACATTAGTTTGAAAAATAGTCATGAAAATATGTGCGTCCTTAATTTAAATACGGTGTATTACAGATGAGGGATATTCCCTTTTAGCCACAATATCGAAAGCTGTAGACGCCGATGGGGGTCTTCGTTTGTGATAAGTcacagcgccctctgctggacaGAAGTGAGAAGTGCCTTTTAATCGTCAacagtgtaaaaaagaaaaaaactcaggattgttacagtttttctcgattgctAAGACACAATTCCTGGAACAACTCACCATCTTTTCAAATCttcacacacaatttaaaaaactcaCACCAAACAGTCCAAACATCTAACTTCTGGGTCCCAATCAGTCTTTACCCTCAGACAATACACACAAGCTGTCAAAACACAGACTACATTAGTGTTTGTTACACACAGGAGGGATTAATTCAACACACTGCCACCAAAATGTCAATAATAGGGTTTATTCACAGCACTTCCAGATTGAGCACATATACAGGTTCATCAGCATCGGCATCAATATCAGTATGATCTTGTCTCAGGTCAGGGTCAGGCCATAGTATTTTATCAGAAATtactctgcctcttcctcttcctctgcctcttcctcttcctctccatctccatctgcctcttcctcttcctcttcctctccctctccctctccatctgcctcttcctcttcctcttcctctccctctccctctccctctccctctccctctccctcttcctcttcctctccctctccctctccctctccctctctctcttcctcttcctctccatctccatctccatctgcctctccctctccctctccctctccctctccctctccctctccctctccctctccctctccttctccctctccatgtgcctctgcctctgcctcttcctcttcctctccctctccctctccctctccctctccctctccctctccctctccctctctctcttcctctccatctccatctccatctccatctccatctccatctccatctccatctgcctctgcctctgcctctccctctccctctccctctccctctccctctccctctccctctccatatccatatccatatccatatccatcttcctcttcctcttcctcttcctctctcttgtctctcaacCTCTGCATGGTTGGGATCCATTGTTCCAAAGGACATGAGCATGCCTCTAAGCTCTATTTATTGACCCCCGATTCTGATTGGTGTGTTTTCACCTTGAGAAGGGTGTGGTCTCTGAGTTTATGTTATGATAACTTGAGTTAATTATATTGAGAGCATGTGTTTGCTGAATGAACACGTAGTGTAAAGAATGCTTTATTTGGTCACTTTTGTGTAAGGTTTTGCAGAAAGTGTTTTGAATATTGAGACATGTGTGGACACAggtgaattgtgtttttggttatgggaaatgtgtgtgtgcttctgggaATGACAAAAAGATTTGGGTGTTTGTGCTACAGGAACAAGGTTTTGTGTTTTagcaatcgagaaaaactgtaatagCTTTGAGAGGTAATTTAAGATTGAAGATACTGCCAACAATATACGTAGGTCTTTAAACCGATTTGGGTAGATCTAACTGCAgtaataatatgtaatgtaatctctATTTTGTCCGTTTTTCTGGTCTGATCACCTCTGATAGCACAGTTGGTGCCATGGTGGCGAAAAAGATATACTGAGGATGTGACGCGCAGACTAAATGTGTGATTGTATTATTGAAAGTAGTTTTGGAAGTCTTTTCCCTTTTTGGAGATACAGTATAACAATGCATCACTGATGTCAATTAATTTTGTTTGGAATATGGTGAAATATGGTGAATATGGTCAAAAGTTCAGCTTTTAAGTTCACAggcattttgtttaaataaaaaaaatatttacattttaccaTACCCATTAGGCttttacattatgttttatttatgttcttAAATTTAACAAATATTAGTTTTGTTAAACCTGTTGAAGAACTTGACATTTAATTAATGAGATTCAATTTCTATTCTGAATCATTATAGTTATTTACGTTCCAGGTATTGTTCCAGGTCTATGTCGTAGTATATAATATTCCATACAAATGAGTATAGAATGCTATAAGATGTATCATAAAAAAGTCATACCTATACATATGCCTAATAAATGCCATTAAAATATCACAGTTTATTATACCAGAAAAGTGTAATATATTATgccatcacaaaaaaaaacacaaaaaggtcaTGGTAtgccaataaaaaaagagtataTAGTATGCAATAACAATAtttagtaaacaaaaaaatgccAAAAGAGCCTGTTGGTTTCATTCTCTGGACATAAATCACACGTTTCATcctatttataaaaaaattgttttccCACATTGAGTTTAAAAGCAACACGCTCCACCTTTACATGTGCGAAATTACATTAAAACGGCGTTGTTCTTTTTAGGCCATAAACCTCAAAATATGTCCACTTGGCACCTATTAGAAGATATACTCTTCCTCGGTGAGCGCATGCATTTCTATTCAATCAATACCACACAAGCGTAGTGCGCCCTCTAGCGGCCTGGATCGGAAATAGCAGTGAAATGGAATTTCCTGAGTgattacattcatttaaataaataaaaataaatccgGAAAGATACCCAGCACCATGAAGCAAGAGGATTGAAACGTGTTTCATTCAAATGTCTGGTCTTGGTGATCATCACTCTGCTTAAGAGGTTATGGCAGAAATAAACTACTGTCCTAATTTGAATAGAAAGTGAAGGAAAACAATATATGTTTCCTGCATTTTGATCAGCCTGCTAATCCGATTCTTATTATATTGGTTTATTTATAAATCCATATgcctatattattattattattactagtcGTAGTGGTGTTCTACTGTTGTTATTACAAAATCTCTCCAACATCTGAAATAGAAAATTACGAGTAGACCAGGAACGCATCTGGAGAAGCTGGGACAGGGTCCGGAAAGAGATATTACACATCCGGAAAAGAGTTAGCATTACTGGTTACACATTGTGGCTATACGTGTAGCGATGGATCCACAGCCTCCACAGAAGCCATGGGAAAGGCTCATTCCAGGGGCAATGAGTGCGCCTATAAATTACAGGTACACGAGCTATAAaagcctgtttgtgtgttggacCGGAAGCTAACTTTAGCTGGTTCGCTGTTGTTGCTGCGTTAGCTAGCTTACGCCGAGGTGGCCGCACACGTGATGTGAACCGAACAGGTCCAAGTCAGACTATTTTACCGACGATAGACATTTAAACAAAGCAGCGGCTGCACCACTAGCTGCCCGTCTAACGTTAACTTGCTCGGTCCAACGAGGCCCTGTCGTGTCTTCTTCTGGAGGCTCAGGTTACTAAGTGTAGCACGAAACAATAACTTAAACCTTTGCAGTAGTTTTGAATGGCCCCTCGCTACTTCGAAATAGTCTTTCTTACATGTCTGCGTTAGTCATGTTGTGAGGTAGTTCAAACACATGTAATCACACAGGATCATTAACCTAGCTTCAGGTCATTGGCACATTTCCCATGCTCCCATACAAAATAAGTACAGATGTTTTGATCTTCTTGTCTTGACCTTTACCACCAAACAGATCTGCAAACTTTGGACCAGCTGTGGGCCCTTCCTACTCTGCAGGCCCTCCGGTCATGACCCGGATGGTGCCCCAGGTTCCCCCCCGTCCCGTCCAGCAGGCTTACCGGCCGTCTTACAGCTCTTTGACCCCCTCCTACAGCCCATATGGGAGCTCCATGTATGGGGGCTACAGCCCCTACGGCGGCGGAGGCTATGGCCACGGCCTTGGAGGGTACGGCCGCATCTCCCACACGGAAGACGTTGCCCCCAGCCGCTTCGTGCAGCAGGCGGAGGAGAGCAGTCGCGGCGCCTTCCAGTCCATCGAGAGCATCGTCCAGGCCTTTGCCTCAGTCAGCATGATGCTGGACGCCACCTTCTCAGCGGTGTATAACAGTTTCCGCGCTGTGCTAGACGTGGCCAACCACCTAACACGGCTGCGTTCACACCTCACCAGGGTTTTGTCGGCATTTGCTCTGGTACGCACCTTGCGCTACTTCTACCGAAGGTTACAGAGGCTGCTGGGACGAAGGTCGGACGCCGAGGTCGACGATTTGTGGTCCGACAGTGCCAGTGATGCCCTGGCGACAAGCGTGTCCGGCAGGGATGGGGCAGGGATGGAGGGTCAGCCCGTGAAGTCCTGGCcaatctttctgttttttgccGTAGTCTTGGGGGGACCCTACCTCATCTGGAAACTGCTGAGCTCAGGCCCTGGCTCAGAAGAGAACGGTGAGACTAACGTTCAAGATTTTGCACTTGCAGATGAGATGGTAAACTTCCACATTTTTGTACACATAACTTTATACGTTCAGGGGCCGTCCCCTTTTATTCTTGGGGCTCTCTGCACTTTAGATCAGCAGCTTTCACCTTTTGCCATCAAGTCCCAAGCTATTGGCGATGTTATATTCAGCAAATCCCAATTACTGCTGGCAGGGGCTGAATTTAGCCTGCTTGAGtaaatgtttatgtatttattttatttacccGGAATTCCCGTTAGTTACTACCAAGGTAGAAACTCTTCTTCCTGAGGTGCCGACTAAAACACTACATcacaatgtaaaaacaaaaatctaaaaaattctaaacaaaaacaagcaaactaCAAGAAAcagtaaacaacaaaaatgattGACAAGTCAaacattgaagaaaaaaaaccaatcAAACTACAAGAAACAATAAATCAAGAACAATAACACTACTAATGACAAtgattgagaaagaaaaaaaaacatacaagcaAACTACAAGAAACAGTAAATCAACAATAAAACCACAAATGACAGTACTAACAAAAGAGctaagattttttatttttttttaaaggaagcaGGTCCACATTTCAGGTCACCTGCCACTTCCTTTTTATATGAagaattattattcattaaaaagtGATAAgaatggtcagggacatgaaagATCCCATCTTTCTACTGCCTGGTACCACTGGCTCAGTGTTCTACATAGATTTCAGAGGCAGCAGACAACATTTGAGTGGCTGGTAGCAACGGTCACGGACCGAACTGACAAAAATAACTTCATTTCAGACTGCTGGCTTTtcaaattagattagattagattaaatatactttattcatccccagggggtaATTTCTTGAAATGAcctggaatttaaaaaaaatctctctgaAACTCTGATGAAGCTCACTACTATTACTCTTCTTCTTATTCTAACAAGTGACGatgcattttgtgtttctttatccAGCCACTAACTGGGCCACCGGGGAGGATGACCACGTGGTGGCCCGAGCCGAGTATGACTTTTTAGCCGCGTCCAAGGAGGAGATCTCTGTGCGGGCTGGAGACATGCTCAACCTCGCACCCAGAGGTGAGGGCTCTTTTAACGACTGCTGGACATTGGTTTAACACTCCTGGGTGCACTAGAACGTTATGCTGCAGTGTTCAGTAGCAAAACTGGATTTTAATGTCATGAATTTTGCTTGATTTGGTTCTTCACCTGGTTCTTTTTTTATCCACATCCACCTTCTTCTGAGTTGAAGTATTATTTCAAGATGTATATCAATGttacaacatttaaattacatttatccAGTCATCAAGGTTATTATCCTTATCAGGAAGAGGTGGGGGTTACAGCCCTCGTTGTCCTGTCCATATGCTATTATAAGTGCAAAGACATGAGTCAAAAAGCATGTAAACGTTTGTCCTTTGAGGAACAAACAAATTGTCAAGAATGGAAAGCATGCTGTGGGGAAAAACATAACAGAGTTTGTATTCATCCCATCTTGATGAGCTCAGATTGTGACCTTTTGATTCTCCCACCCGTGTTCAGAGCACCAGCCCAAGGTGCGCGGCTGGCTGCTGGCCAGCGTGGACGGCCAGGCTGCGGGACTCGTCCCTGCCAACTACGTCAAGGTCctggggaagaggaggggcctAAAGCACGTGGAGATAGAGAGGCAAGGGAACACTGCAGCACACCCACAGTCCAACCCCGCCCAAGGCTTCACCCCGGGCCTCGGTCCAGCCTCCGCCTCGGTCTCCACGGAGGTGCTGCTGGAGGCGGCGTACAGAGAAACGCCAGCCCCCTTCAGTCCGGGAACACCCGGCTCCAGCGTGCCCTCCAGCACAGTGCTGATCATCCCAGAGAAGACTGACCTGTGATGTTTGCACGCGCGTGCCTTTCTCTGTATGCAAGTAATGTGCGTGTTTACAACGTTGGTTGGCTCAGTCCGTATTCGTTTGCAGCGTTTAAGTCCGAAGATTTACTCATTATTAGCTGACCGTGGATATTCAGGAAAACACCATAGACCTCCATTGAGAATTTCTCAAAGTAGTTCCTTGGCTTATTATTCAAATCATCGAACACCACCTGGACCTTGTGATAAGATTAAAGGTCAAAAGGGTTTTCCATACACAGTTTCCCTGTTTTGCTCGTCTGTTTAGAACAAATGTGTCTCAAATTAGGAGGTTATCCTTCCATTTCTTGTACAAGAAAGAAAGTTTAGTGTGTTCTCTAAATACGGCACACTGCCGTTCTTAACATCATGTCTGATTTAAGATGTAATATCTTGATATTGTTCAATAACAATAATTAGCTCAATGTTGAAGTTAATGAGACGCACTGCTACATCATCTGTATACGACAGTGTGAGGACAACGTTTCATGATGTTAATTATGTCTTTTGCCCTCACTTGGTCCTCTGCGTTGTCTTCTTTGTGTGGCAAATGGGATTGGATTCTCAATTGCTCACTTTGCACAAGTTCAGTTGTTTGTTAGTCACAGATTGtaattttgtaaatatttaatataattattttgaaaaataaatattttaaaaatcatgTGTTTGCCCTTTTGTGTAATCCGGAGGAAAGTTTGAATATAAAGTAGGTTGAATTGGCAAAAACGTCACATTTCACATAAATAACATCTTAAAGCTAAGATCCACTATTAAGACCAAGAGCGGCTTTATGTGTTATGTCTGTTATACTTGTTTTCATATTAAGTCCGGGGACTTGTTACTTTTTACGGCCGCTGTCTCTACGCAACAGGACGCCTGACCTGCTGCAGTGCGACACCGGGGACGAGTCCGCAGGTACCGACGGAACTACGCAAACAGCGTTTATTCCTCTCTATTCGGTGGACTTGACGGCTCAGTTTGCATCCTGACAGGACAGCCCGCCGATACAATGTCCCCGTGCTACCTGGAATAAACATTAATTGTGATAAGTAGCCACTTAACGTTACTTTGCTAACTTACCTCATAAGCTAGCTAACCTAGCTTGATTAAAGCTAATGCTGCCTTCGTGGACTATTCCAAAAAACTGTAGTTGTGACTGTGGCTGTGCTAATGGGTGAAGATTTTACCTTGGATATAATAACGCTGCTTTATCTCAAGCTTCACAACTTCATGGTCCacctttttttctaaaatatctTTCAGAATTGTTCGTTACTTAACTTATAAAGACTTGGCAAGACCTTCCCACAAAATGTGATCATTGTTTCTGGAggtgtatatatttttacaattatttattatttatttattattattaagaaaaaaagcagcagcaccCATCAACAACTGCAGTGCAATGTCGCTGACTGCATCGCGAGGTCGTATTGGTTGTGACGCGTAGTATGGATTTACGATTTTACGAGGAATACCTGAAGGCACCACATCCTGTCCCTCAAAATTATCTGGCTAGCATTAGCTGCAGTTGCCGGTAGGAGTGAACCCGCAGCATCAGCACCACCCGGACACCATGACATAAACGGGCACCAGCGTAGTTTACTGTACGAGACGACGGGGAAGAACATCCCCGACACCAGATAAGTATGTCAACGACATGTTGTCCTTCTTGCGGTTTGAATCAACCTACGTGTAGAAAAGCTGCAGATTTAATTTGACCATGAACGCATCTGATGttgatgcagcagcagcagcagcaggaggacagaggggccTGCTCTGGCGTCACTATTAAGTTCCTCCATTGTATAACTTGCCATGGATTCATATCGTATCAACCAATGTatgtaaaatgtttaaatactcGACCTTTGGCTGCTGCTTAAAATCAAATCAGAGTAAAGCTCTGCAGACCCTTAAGGTAGTTATGACATGTGATGTATTCAATGATacaacatacaaataaaatcatattaatttaaatgtctAGTAAACAATGCATAACGCAGCCACCAGTCACCAACAAAAGGGTTAATGTTAGTATAGAAATATGGCTGACCCTACTTTTATTTTGAGGTGGCTAAACTGAGAGTGATGATTATCATCGACAAGCTTTATTCTCAGTTGTGGCGTTAATCAGTATTGATGCAATACCTCACATATGATAATGTAATACTCCCGCTTTCACTTGAGAGAACACAATAATCATTTAGATTATGACTGCCACTaactattgttttttattgttgatgTAGTAATTATTATCTGATATCTCGGGCAATAAAATagtaatacaatttaaaaaaaagaatgaaactTAAGTGATTGTTTAAACAGTTGACAATTCATTTTTTGTTCATCAACTAGCAATAAAATAGCTCTGATTTGGATATAACGATCAGGCAGATGGAGGCGTTCATTCCTGACTTACTGCCTTTGGTTTCCCGTCTCTCTGCGTCTCTGTAGAAAATGAGCCGCTTCTGCTCGGACAACAACAACTTTCCCTATGACAACAACGTCCTAGTACTGGACATGGTGCTGGGCTCTCTGTGGGGTGTGCCCCAGCCCATAAACTGGGACAATGTAGCCAAGCTAGTTCCAGGATTCACTCCCAAGGAGGTAACTGGAGCGCTGGGTAACTATGAGtgcttccatccttccatccatctgcCCCTCCGTCTGTCCAACGCTCCCATCCATCAACCATTCCAGTGGTTTAGAGACATGAGGCCTGGGTTGTTGATGAGAACTAACACTGTGGCACTGATGTGATCTCACAGTGTGCCCGTCGATTTGAGGAGCTGAAGAGCGCCGGGGGTTTTCTTCACGTGGACAACCACTGTAACGACCTGACAGAAGGGACCACCTCGCCTTCTGACGGCCTGACCGCGCTACTGGACGCTGGGGAGGTGGTGGAGACAGGAGGCAGCCATGGCAGCAGCATGGTTACAGGTCAGATAACATTCTTCCATCATCCTTTGACCGATATGATTGTGAAACAGGTATTTAATTGCATTCTAGGGATATTGAAAACGGCTTAGATTGAACTGAACTGTTATAAGTGTGTCATCTCATCTCTCTTGCTGGTGTTTCAGCTTTTTCCTCTCATGAAACATCTACGTTCTATCCAGTCTAAAATGCAGTTAGTTCTCATTTCAACGGTAGAGTTAATTGAACATTTTGACTATGTTATTTGCTTTACTAGATAAAACAGTTCAGGCACAGCTAACTTTGTCAATAGAAATATTATCATACCAGTAGAAGACACAGACTACTAAAAGCTTTATTACGAgtatatttacataattattGTTCTGCTTGCGTCAGCAGGCTCCAAATCGGCGCCCACAGGCAGGGTTGGTGctgtggagaagaaagagagaagagtctcagcagcagaggaggatgaCAAACCTCCGAAGCTCCAAGAGTGAGTATTGAGAGCTCACCCTCAGTCTTTACGAAGACGTCTGTGAACCCACGTTAACAAAAATGCTCTTTCTtctttaaaggtgcaatatatgggattcagagcattaatatagcagcagaCAATTATTAACTATGTTCGAAattaacaaatgtaaataaacggGGGGGGAATTGTTCAATGCAGACATCGAGCTCTTGCTGTTGAataaggaggagggggaaatgTTATAGttctaaaaaaaacaggaagtcagtggttataggtaataataaaaaataagctGACTGACTCCCTCGGTCAATTCTGACATCGACGGTGCGAATCTGCGCCATGGCGCGGAAAAGTTGAGGATATTGGAACTTTTATTGGCGTTTAAACTGCCAGCCGTAACATCGGAAAACACACGAGACGATTCTAGCGACGCAGCTCGGTGTGATCGGCCCTTTAGCGCTctttgcactgttagcacttTTAGCGTTGTTTGTACTGTTAGCgttgtttgcgctgttagcgttgtttgtactgttagcgttgtttgtactgttagcgttgtttgcgctgttagcgttgtttgcactgttagcgttgtttgcactgttagcgttgTTTGCACTTTTAGTGTTGTTTGCACTTTTAGTGTTGTTTGCACTTTTagtgttgtttgcactgttagctttGTTTGCACTTTTAGTGTTGTTTGCGCTGTTGGCGTTGTTTGCACTTTTAGTGTTGTTTGCACTTTTAGTGTTGTTTGCACTTTTagtgttgtttgcactgttagctttgtttgcactgttagagttgtttgcactgttagcgatGTTCACACTATTAGCGTTGTTGGCAGTTTTAAGaattttctagacactcaaaggtGCTTTTagcgttgtttgcactgttagcgttgtttgcactgttagcgttgTTTGCCGTTTTAATcattttctagacactcaaagacacttttagcgttgtttgcactgttaggaCTGTTTGCACTTATAGCATTGTTTGCACTATTCATATCTTTTTAAATGGTGGATTTTAACTTTCTCCTCACAGTCCCAACATGGTCATCCATGTGTGCGACGAGACTAAGAACCTGAAGCAGGACTTCACTTGTCCAAGAGATCTCCTGGTCAAAGAGATGCGTTACTTTGCAGAGTACTTGTCTGTGGACCTCCAGAGgtgggaggaggtggacatcTCCGTCCACTGTGACGTGCAGATCTTCGACTGgctcatgaactacgtcaggagGAACTCTGCAGGGGAGGGGAACAAGGACAAACCCCGCCTCGGTAAATCCCCAGACAAACTGTAAAATAACAGCAAATATCACATTCTTACACATGGGCCTGAGCTGTCACCTACCTGTTTGTTTGAACCCTCGGATGGCGCTCGACTTACTGGTCACTaaacgtggtgtgtgtgtgtttggtgggcCACCggctgtgtgttctgtgttgtgtgtctgttgtgggGTTTCGCTTGGTTGGTCACGTGGTGTTTATCGGTTACAGAGCCCAGCAATGTGATCTCAATCCTGATCTCCTCCGAGTTCTTGAAGATGGATACGTTAGTAAGTGTTGTGACGCTGGGTGTGGTGACGTACTTCGGGCCTTTTGTTGTTCATattaaaaagaattaaaaaaaattatgtgtTGCCTTGCAACAACATATTCCCAAGAATATTCCCCCAGCATCTTTATGTTTCACAACTGATAATTGGTTATGCATACCAGTACAGGAAAAAACAGAGGCCTCATACATAGAGCTTTGTTAAGTTGATGTTGCATGGGTGTTAAGAGTGTAGACGCTCTTTTGCCCCCAAGAGTTATTTGGACCACTGCTCTGTAAGGAGAGCTAACGTCACAGTAGCATTTCCACAGTCGTGTTTCAGTAGCAATTTTTGTAGGATCATTAAAAATTCAGTTTCCTGTTGCCGTGAAAGGTCTTATAAGAGCGGTTTGTGTTTGTCCACGTTCAGGTGGAGGAGTGCATCCAGTACTGCCACAAACACATGAGCGCCATCGTGGCCACACCCTGCAACATGAACTGCATCAACAGCAACTTGGCGACGCGCATCGCCGAGCTCTTTAGCCACAACGAGGCCGACGACATCAGGGACAAAAAAGACAAGTTCAAGAGGTAACAGGAATGTtgagttttcctttttaatcgGGCAAGTGGGTCAGAAATCTACGTTCctctttaaaaatagttttatttattagcaGTAATCATAGAAACAACTAAAAACCA from Cyclopterus lumpus isolate fCycLum1 chromosome 15, fCycLum1.pri, whole genome shotgun sequence carries:
- the pex13 gene encoding peroxisome biogenesis factor 13 — its product is MDPQPPQKPWERLIPGAMSAPINYRSANFGPAVGPSYSAGPPVMTRMVPQVPPRPVQQAYRPSYSSLTPSYSPYGSSMYGGYSPYGGGGYGHGLGGYGRISHTEDVAPSRFVQQAEESSRGAFQSIESIVQAFASVSMMLDATFSAVYNSFRAVLDVANHLTRLRSHLTRVLSAFALVRTLRYFYRRLQRLLGRRSDAEVDDLWSDSASDALATSVSGRDGAGMEGQPVKSWPIFLFFAVVLGGPYLIWKLLSSGPGSEENATNWATGEDDHVVARAEYDFLAASKEEISVRAGDMLNLAPREHQPKVRGWLLASVDGQAAGLVPANYVKVLGKRRGLKHVEIERQGNTAAHPQSNPAQGFTPGLGPASASVSTEVLLEAAYRETPAPFSPGTPGSSVPSSTVLIIPEKTDL